The Salvia miltiorrhiza cultivar Shanhuang (shh) chromosome 1, IMPLAD_Smil_shh, whole genome shotgun sequence genome has a window encoding:
- the LOC131006426 gene encoding uncharacterized protein LOC131006426 produces MCDKWWGRSNFDWAVRESEGRSGGILSVWNKDKFVATSKWNVTGAVIVNGIWLQGGLHCCFVNVYAPMGTTEKESLWDTLQLIALQNKDSCLCFLGDFNAVRDPGERVGKGAVFNQADARSFDAFIRQSNLLEIRTQGRKFTWYQPGGGCKSKLDRFMVNEKWMQEWPDTVGRGLQRSVSDHYLKDELQELDIFDDTFGLEESETSRRNELRAKIFLKSKEKWLDVGGCWIEDPKTIKENVKTFFENHFKKTPRVLPMIPGDFTARKVSAANNAELIKTFSESEIKEAIWSCDGDKSPGPDGFNLKFWKASWEIIKKDFLKVLANRMKQVMDSVISDNQSAFIGGRYILDGVVVLNEAIAEATKKRKGRIIFKVDFAKAYDSVE; encoded by the exons ATGTGTGATAAGTGGTGGGGGAGGAGTAATTTTGATTGGGCTGTGAGGGAGTCAGAAGGCAGATCGGGTGGAATACTATCGGTCTGGAACAAGGATAAGTTTGTGGCAACTAGTAAATGGAACGTGACGGGGGCTGTTATTGTTAATGGGATTTGGCTACAAGGAGGCCTGCATTGTTGTTTTGTTAATGTGTATGCGCCCATGGGAACCACCGAAAAGGAATCTTTGTGGGATACATTACAGCTCATTGCTCTTCAAAACAAAGACTCTTGCCTGTGTTTTCTTGGCGACTTCAACGCAGTGCGTGATCCGGGAGAAAGGGTGGGGAAAGGTGCTGTCTTTAATCAAGCAGATGCAAGGTCTTTTGACGCTTTTATTCGGCAAAGTAATCTGCTGGAAATCAGAACACAGGGGAGAAAGTTTACGTGGTATCAACCTGGTGGAGGATGTAAGAGCAAACTAGACAGATTTATGGTCAACGAGAAATGGATGCAGGAATGGCCGGACACAGTCGGAAGGGGGCTTCAGAGATCAGTGTCGGATCATT ATCTTAAGGATGAACTTCAGGAGCTGGACATTTTTGATGACACCTTTGGTCTTGAGGAGAGTGAGACAAGCAGGAGAAATGAATTACGAGCAAAGATTTTccttaaatccaaagaaaaat GGCTTGATGTTGGGGGCTGCTGGATCGAGGATCCAAAGACCATTAAGGAGAACGTCAAAACGTTCTTCGAGAATCACTTCAAGAAGACGCCGCGCGTCCTACCTATGATACCGGGAGATTTCACTGCTCGGAAAGTTTCTGCAGCGAATAATGCGGAGCTGATCAAAACTTTTTCAGAATCAGAAATTAAAGAGGCCATTTGGAGTTGTGACGGTGACAAGAGCCCGGGACCGGATGGCTTTAACCTCAAGTTCTGGAAAGCGTCATGGGAGATTATcaagaaagattttttaaag GTTTTGGCGAATAGGATGAAACAGGTCATGGATTCAGTTATTTCGGATAATCAGAGCGCCTTCATTGGCGGCCGTTACATCCTTGATGGGGTCGTGGTTCTAAATGAAGCAATCGCGGAGGCTACTAAGAAGAGAAAAGGGAGGATTATCTTCAAGGTGGATTTTGCGAAAGCATATGACTCTGTCga